A portion of the Agrobacterium tumefaciens genome contains these proteins:
- a CDS encoding ABC transporter substrate-binding protein — MALTSRLATVTFGVFLSIAAFGSAFATDVFDLSPDQPGRIRVEKDPAAIAAIPKDFKFITPGKLTVAVAPGGPPLATYATDAKTVVGADPDYALAVADSLGLELELVAVAWADWPLGLASGKYDAVISNVGVTEQRKEKFDFSTYRQGLHGFFVKSDSGITAINEPKDAAGLKIIVGAGTNQERILLKWNDENVAAGLKPLELQYYDDEATRLVALSAGRADVIVQPHAQLVFIAARDKTIKRVGTLSAGWPERSDVAITTRKGSGLADALTLATNDLIKSGAYAKILERWQLSEEALPESRTNPPGLPKS, encoded by the coding sequence ATGGCACTCACCTCTCGTCTTGCCACAGTCACGTTCGGCGTTTTTCTCTCTATCGCCGCTTTCGGGTCGGCTTTCGCAACTGATGTCTTCGATCTTTCGCCAGACCAGCCTGGCCGGATCAGGGTAGAAAAAGACCCCGCAGCGATCGCCGCCATCCCGAAAGATTTCAAATTCATCACCCCGGGCAAACTCACGGTCGCGGTTGCACCTGGCGGACCACCGCTCGCGACCTATGCGACGGACGCCAAGACCGTGGTGGGTGCCGATCCGGACTATGCGCTTGCGGTGGCTGATAGTCTCGGCCTTGAGCTTGAGCTGGTTGCTGTCGCCTGGGCCGACTGGCCGCTGGGGCTTGCCTCCGGCAAATACGATGCTGTCATCTCCAATGTCGGGGTGACCGAGCAGCGCAAGGAGAAGTTCGACTTCTCCACCTATCGTCAGGGCCTGCACGGCTTTTTCGTGAAGTCCGACAGCGGCATCACCGCCATAAATGAGCCGAAGGATGCGGCGGGCCTGAAGATCATCGTCGGCGCTGGAACCAATCAGGAGCGTATTCTGCTGAAATGGAATGACGAGAATGTAGCCGCCGGTTTAAAACCGCTCGAGCTGCAATATTATGACGACGAGGCCACCCGGCTTGTCGCGCTTTCTGCCGGGCGGGCCGATGTGATCGTCCAGCCGCATGCGCAGCTGGTCTTCATCGCCGCGCGTGACAAGACCATCAAGCGTGTCGGAACACTCTCCGCCGGCTGGCCGGAACGTTCGGATGTCGCCATCACCACCCGCAAGGGTTCGGGACTGGCCGATGCGCTGACGCTCGCCACCAACGATCTGATCAAGAGCGGCGCTTACGCGAAGATACTGGAACGCTGGCAGCTTTCGGAAGAGGCCTTGCCGGAATCGAGAACCAACCCACCCGGCCTGCCGAAAAGCTGA
- a CDS encoding M20 aminoacylase family protein, whose translation MNIRIDGARPQDDAERGILAFIEESIAIRHDLHRHPELSLGEKRTAALVARYLLSFGYEVTEGVGGHGVVATLKRGHGDKRLGIRADIDALPIVEETGLAYASQTQGVMHACGHDGHTTILLAAARYLAETSSFSGTLTLIFQPAEEIGAGARAMIKDRLFERFPVDAVFGLHNWPGVETGQFGFVEGPAMASVDKAKVRIIGKGGHGAAPHETVDPVLASASFVTALQSIVSRNVDPRDMAVLTVGSIHGGTASNVIPESVELQITARAFSPAVRDRLEERLPALAKAQAESFGASADVTYSRGFPPVINHIRQTTFARDVAKRHFPAEQVAEGFQPRTASEDFAFMLLERPGSYLFVGNGESAPLHSPHYDFNDAIIAPAARFWVRLAEAYLS comes from the coding sequence ATGAATATCCGCATTGACGGCGCGCGTCCGCAGGACGACGCCGAACGGGGAATCCTTGCCTTCATCGAGGAAAGCATCGCCATCCGGCACGATCTTCACCGACATCCGGAGCTTTCGCTTGGGGAAAAGCGCACGGCGGCGCTCGTTGCCCGTTATCTCCTCTCCTTCGGATATGAGGTGACCGAGGGTGTCGGGGGCCATGGCGTCGTCGCCACCTTGAAACGTGGTCATGGTGACAAGCGTCTGGGTATCCGCGCCGATATCGACGCCCTGCCCATCGTCGAGGAAACCGGTCTTGCCTATGCCAGCCAGACACAGGGTGTGATGCATGCCTGCGGTCATGACGGTCACACGACTATCCTGCTCGCCGCTGCCCGTTATCTAGCTGAAACATCGAGTTTTTCCGGCACGCTGACGCTGATTTTCCAGCCCGCCGAGGAAATCGGTGCGGGTGCTAGAGCGATGATAAAGGACAGGCTTTTCGAGCGGTTTCCCGTCGATGCCGTGTTCGGGCTGCACAATTGGCCGGGTGTCGAAACCGGACAATTCGGCTTTGTCGAAGGGCCTGCCATGGCCTCCGTCGACAAGGCGAAGGTTCGGATCATCGGCAAGGGCGGGCACGGGGCGGCGCCGCATGAAACGGTTGATCCGGTTCTTGCCTCGGCAAGCTTCGTCACCGCCTTGCAGAGCATCGTCTCGCGCAATGTCGACCCGCGAGACATGGCGGTGCTGACGGTAGGCTCCATCCATGGCGGAACTGCTTCCAACGTCATTCCCGAGAGTGTCGAACTGCAGATTACCGCGCGGGCCTTTTCGCCCGCCGTGCGCGACAGACTGGAGGAGCGGCTTCCCGCCCTTGCCAAAGCACAGGCGGAAAGCTTCGGCGCAAGCGCCGATGTCACCTACTCCCGTGGCTTCCCGCCCGTCATCAATCACATCAGGCAGACAACGTTTGCCCGCGACGTCGCCAAACGGCATTTTCCAGCCGAACAGGTTGCAGAAGGCTTTCAGCCGCGAACGGCGAGCGAGGATTTCGCCTTCATGCTTCTGGAGCGGCCGGGCTCCTATCTCTTCGTCGGCAATGGCGAGAGCGCGCCGCTGCACAGCCCTCACTACGATTTCAACGATGCGATCATTGCGCCTGCGGCACGCTTCTGGGTGCGTCTGGCCGAAGCATACCTCTCCTGA
- a CDS encoding amino acid ABC transporter permease/ATP-binding protein has translation MTIASDFPHVALNDQKGEPIKGGYSHFRIVPARYPLRTVGTVFSVLIIAAVLHSVFGNPRWGWDVFAEWFFAEPVLVGLGRTLLLTALGAVLGFALGTLLALARVSRSPLLVAVSWTYIWIFRSIPLIVLLLILNNLGYLYETVTIGVPYTGINFFSWNTTQLMTPFAAAVLGLTLNQAAFASEIVRGGILSVDQGQLEAAAALGLPRRRQASRIVLPQAMRSILPTAFNDIIGLAKGTSQVYILALPELFYTIQIIYRRNLEVIPLLMVATVWYLVILTALSIVQHHIERHFSRGALRNPPPSLFATIYRTFLPRKPLPEAVETVATTAVRPERSVPARAVSFQLGNRGGSVNIHGVSKSFGSLKVLDDISLSIPAGSVTTILGQSGSGKSTLLRSINHLERVDDGFIAIDGELVGYRQKGDTLYELKEREILKRRAEVGMVFQSFNLFPHLTALENIIEAPIAVRGISKEQAQTEARDLLARVGLAEKAGAYPRQLSGGQQQRVAIARALALRPKVLLFDEPTSALDPELVNEVLDVIKELSRSGVTLIIVTHEIGFAREVSDRVVFMEQGRIIETGTPDQVFNSPEHPRTAEFLAKVL, from the coding sequence ATGACGATAGCCTCTGATTTTCCGCATGTTGCATTGAACGACCAGAAGGGTGAACCGATCAAGGGTGGGTATTCCCATTTCCGCATCGTGCCGGCCCGCTACCCCTTGCGGACGGTGGGAACGGTCTTCTCAGTACTCATCATTGCGGCCGTTCTGCATTCCGTTTTCGGCAATCCGCGCTGGGGCTGGGATGTCTTTGCGGAATGGTTTTTCGCTGAACCGGTGTTGGTCGGCTTAGGACGGACGCTGCTGCTGACCGCGCTCGGTGCGGTGCTCGGCTTCGCGCTGGGAACGCTGCTGGCGCTTGCGCGCGTTTCACGCTCGCCGCTGCTGGTTGCCGTATCCTGGACCTATATCTGGATTTTTCGATCCATCCCGCTGATCGTGCTTTTGCTGATCCTCAACAACCTCGGTTATCTCTATGAGACCGTGACGATCGGTGTGCCCTATACCGGCATCAACTTCTTCAGCTGGAATACCACGCAGCTGATGACGCCGTTTGCGGCCGCCGTTCTAGGGCTGACGCTCAATCAGGCCGCCTTCGCATCCGAAATCGTCCGTGGCGGCATTCTCTCGGTTGATCAGGGGCAGCTTGAGGCTGCCGCAGCACTCGGCCTTCCCCGGCGGCGGCAGGCGTCCCGCATCGTTCTGCCGCAGGCGATGCGCTCCATCTTGCCCACCGCCTTCAACGACATCATTGGCCTCGCCAAGGGGACTTCGCAGGTCTATATCCTTGCCCTGCCGGAGCTGTTCTACACGATCCAGATCATCTATCGCCGCAATCTGGAAGTGATCCCGCTGCTGATGGTCGCGACCGTCTGGTATCTGGTGATACTGACGGCGCTTTCGATCGTGCAGCACCATATCGAGCGGCATTTTTCACGCGGTGCACTGCGCAACCCGCCGCCATCGCTGTTCGCCACGATTTACCGCACCTTCCTGCCGCGCAAACCCTTGCCTGAAGCCGTGGAAACGGTGGCCACGACAGCCGTAAGGCCCGAGCGTTCGGTGCCTGCCCGTGCCGTGAGCTTTCAGCTCGGAAATCGTGGCGGGTCGGTCAATATTCATGGCGTTTCGAAATCCTTCGGGTCGCTGAAGGTGCTTGATGATATCAGCCTTTCCATTCCGGCAGGCAGTGTCACCACCATTCTCGGCCAATCCGGCTCCGGCAAGTCCACATTGCTGCGCTCCATCAACCATCTCGAGCGCGTCGATGACGGATTTATCGCCATAGACGGTGAACTGGTCGGTTATCGTCAAAAGGGCGATACGCTTTATGAGCTGAAGGAACGGGAAATCCTCAAGCGCCGCGCCGAAGTGGGCATGGTGTTTCAGAGCTTCAACCTGTTCCCGCATCTGACCGCGCTTGAAAACATCATCGAAGCACCCATAGCCGTTCGTGGCATATCGAAAGAGCAGGCGCAGACCGAGGCGCGCGATCTTCTGGCTCGCGTCGGCCTTGCCGAAAAAGCTGGCGCTTATCCCCGTCAGCTTTCCGGCGGTCAGCAGCAACGCGTGGCGATCGCCCGGGCGCTGGCGTTGCGGCCGAAGGTGTTGCTGTTCGATGAGCCGACATCCGCGCTCGATCCTGAACTCGTCAACGAAGTGCTTGATGTCATCAAGGAGCTTTCCCGCTCCGGCGTCACGCTCATCATCGTTACCCATGAAATCGGTTTTGCCCGTGAAGTCTCCGACAGGGTCGTCTTCATGGAACAGGGCCGCATCATCGAAACAGGCACGCCGGACCAGGTGTTCAACAGCCCGGAACATCCCCGCACCGCCGAATTCCTCGCAAAAGTTCTCTAA
- a CDS encoding GNAT family N-acetyltransferase: MSDSFLYTSVKDPLATPLLEELLFEYDSRYGTYFNAEGAKAELNKYPPEAFSPPSGNFLLLLRGGKAIAGGAFMRYDEETAEFKRVWTHSAHRRQGLAKIVLQELERQAIRQGYARVYLTTGFRQPEAVGLYLTNGYRALFDTSADPETIRSLPFEKWLADSASASVAESASIPAARPHSSPAHP, encoded by the coding sequence ATGAGCGACAGTTTTCTCTACACATCGGTCAAGGATCCGCTCGCAACCCCGCTTCTGGAGGAGTTGCTGTTCGAATATGACAGCCGCTACGGCACATATTTCAACGCGGAAGGCGCCAAGGCGGAACTTAACAAATATCCGCCGGAGGCTTTCAGCCCGCCGTCGGGCAATTTCCTGCTGCTCTTGCGTGGCGGCAAGGCGATCGCCGGCGGTGCCTTCATGCGCTACGACGAGGAAACCGCCGAGTTCAAGCGGGTCTGGACCCATTCGGCCCACCGCCGGCAGGGGCTTGCCAAAATAGTGCTTCAGGAGCTGGAGCGGCAGGCGATCCGGCAGGGTTACGCCCGTGTCTATCTGACCACGGGCTTCCGCCAGCCGGAAGCGGTCGGCCTATATCTCACCAACGGTTATCGCGCGTTGTTCGATACGTCGGCCGATCCTGAAACGATCAGGTCGCTGCCTTTCGAAAAATGGCTTGCCGATAGCGCCTCCGCCTCCGTTGCGGAAAGCGCGTCGATACCGGCGGCCCGGCCGCATTCTTCCCCGGCCCACCCGTGA
- a CDS encoding LLM class flavin-dependent oxidoreductase yields the protein MTKKTIHFGIMLQGPGGHMNAWRHPKSPVDASVNFDFFRKNALKAEAAGIAFAFVADGLYINDKSIPHFLNRFEPLTILSALASVTSKIGLAGTVSTSYSEPFTIARQFASLDLLSGGRAGWNAVTTPLEGTAKNYSRNHPEHALRYEIADEYLEVIKGLWDSWDDDAFVRNRETGQFFDRQKLHTLGHKGRFFQVEGPLNIQRSPQGQPVIFQAGSSDAGIGLAGKHADAVFTNSASLEENQTFLKRVKQSAVAQGRSAADVKIFPGIGPIVGETQEEAEAKYDIIRNLITIEDALAYLGRFFDHHDFSVYPLDEPFPELGEIGKNSFRSTTDRIKRRAKEKSQTLREAALEAATPREGFIGTPDKVADEIIRWVEHDAADGFILGFPVIAEGLDDFIRLVIPVLQRRGYFEPHLEGRTLREHLGLPFKDSIYSHAESGSSKAIA from the coding sequence ATGACGAAAAAGACAATCCATTTCGGCATTATGCTCCAGGGCCCCGGCGGGCACATGAACGCCTGGCGGCACCCGAAAAGCCCTGTTGATGCCAGCGTCAACTTCGATTTCTTCAGGAAGAACGCGCTGAAGGCAGAAGCCGCCGGCATCGCCTTCGCCTTCGTTGCCGACGGGCTTTACATCAACGACAAGTCCATTCCGCATTTCCTCAACCGGTTCGAGCCTTTGACCATCCTTTCGGCGCTCGCCTCCGTCACCTCGAAGATCGGTCTTGCCGGCACGGTTTCGACCTCCTACAGCGAGCCCTTCACCATCGCGCGCCAGTTCGCCTCGCTCGATCTTCTGAGCGGTGGCAGGGCCGGCTGGAATGCAGTGACGACGCCACTCGAAGGTACGGCGAAGAACTACAGCCGCAACCATCCCGAACATGCGCTGCGTTACGAGATCGCCGATGAATATCTGGAGGTGATCAAGGGCCTGTGGGACAGCTGGGACGACGATGCCTTCGTGCGTAACCGCGAGACGGGACAGTTCTTCGACAGGCAAAAACTCCACACGCTCGGCCACAAGGGTCGCTTCTTCCAGGTGGAAGGCCCGCTGAACATCCAGCGTTCGCCGCAGGGGCAGCCGGTGATTTTCCAGGCGGGTTCTTCGGATGCCGGTATAGGGCTTGCGGGTAAACATGCCGACGCCGTTTTTACTAATTCTGCGTCGCTCGAGGAAAACCAGACATTCCTCAAGCGCGTGAAGCAGAGTGCTGTCGCGCAGGGCAGATCCGCAGCCGACGTGAAGATTTTCCCTGGCATCGGGCCGATTGTGGGCGAAACGCAGGAGGAGGCGGAAGCGAAATACGACATCATCCGCAACCTCATCACCATCGAGGATGCGCTCGCCTATCTCGGCCGTTTCTTCGACCACCACGACTTCAGTGTCTATCCGCTGGATGAGCCTTTCCCCGAACTTGGCGAGATCGGCAAGAACAGCTTCCGTTCGACGACCGACCGCATCAAGCGCCGTGCGAAGGAAAAGAGCCAGACGTTGCGCGAAGCGGCGCTGGAGGCGGCGACCCCGCGCGAAGGTTTCATCGGAACTCCGGACAAGGTGGCGGACGAGATCATCCGCTGGGTTGAGCACGATGCGGCCGACGGTTTCATTCTGGGCTTCCCGGTGATTGCCGAAGGGCTGGATGATTTCATCCGCCTCGTCATACCGGTGCTGCAACGGCGCGGATATTTCGAACCGCATCTGGAAGGCAGAACGCTGCGTGAGCATCTCGGCCTGCCTTTCAAGGACAGCATCTATTCCCACGCTGAAAGCGGTTCCAGCAAGGCGATCGCATAA
- a CDS encoding ABC transporter substrate-binding protein: MAFSSKLLSFLAGGLFTATTALIPAAHAQEIDLSPEQKGRVRAEKVEEAIKLLPAGHKFVADGKLTVATVPFRLPLVDYASDTKTPIGVEPDIAQLVADSLGLELQLVPIAWADWPLGLTSGKYDAVTSNITVTEARKEKFDFSSYRNDLLGFYVGSNSKVTSISKPEDVAGLKVIVGAATNQEQILLKWIKDNKAKGLADTDVQYYDDQAVLDVALQSGRADAYLGPNATSAFQAASQKKTKLVGTFSGGWPEAAEIAVASKKDAGIAAAITAALNAQIKNGNYGKVLARWNLGSEAITESRTNPPGLPKS; encoded by the coding sequence ATGGCTTTTTCATCGAAATTATTGTCGTTCCTTGCAGGCGGTCTTTTCACCGCTACCACCGCGCTGATACCGGCTGCGCATGCGCAGGAAATCGACCTGTCGCCGGAGCAGAAGGGGCGAGTGCGCGCCGAGAAGGTGGAAGAAGCGATCAAGCTTCTGCCCGCTGGCCACAAGTTCGTCGCGGATGGAAAGTTGACGGTCGCGACCGTGCCTTTCCGGCTGCCGCTGGTCGATTATGCCAGCGATACAAAAACGCCTATTGGCGTGGAGCCGGATATCGCCCAGCTGGTTGCTGACAGTCTTGGCCTTGAACTTCAGCTAGTTCCCATCGCCTGGGCCGATTGGCCGCTGGGCCTCACCTCCGGCAAATATGATGCCGTCACCTCCAACATCACGGTGACGGAAGCCCGTAAGGAAAAATTCGACTTCTCCAGCTACCGCAACGACCTGCTCGGCTTTTACGTGGGCAGCAACAGCAAGGTGACGAGCATCAGTAAGCCCGAGGATGTTGCCGGGTTGAAGGTTATCGTCGGCGCTGCCACCAATCAGGAGCAGATCCTGCTGAAATGGATCAAGGACAACAAGGCCAAGGGTCTGGCCGACACCGATGTGCAATATTACGACGATCAGGCCGTGCTCGATGTCGCCCTGCAATCCGGCCGCGCGGACGCCTATCTCGGCCCCAACGCGACGTCAGCCTTCCAGGCAGCAAGCCAGAAGAAGACCAAGCTCGTTGGTACCTTCTCCGGCGGCTGGCCGGAAGCGGCGGAAATCGCTGTTGCCTCCAAAAAGGATGCCGGAATTGCCGCAGCCATCACGGCGGCACTGAACGCCCAGATCAAGAACGGCAATTACGGCAAGGTTCTCGCCCGCTGGAACCTCGGTTCGGAAGCCATCACCGAATCCCGCACCAATCCGCCCGGTCTGCCCAAGAGCTGA